TCTCCAGAAGGTTAGAACCTGATCTGGGGTTGCGTTGTTATCGAACATCATGACTATGCCATTACCTATAGTGAAGGCTCCGGATATCTTTCCCATTTCGGGGAAGACTCTTCCTTCTACATAACCGAACTTCTCAATGTTCTCCATACCATAAATGATTGCCTTGATCTTTTCTGCGCCGTAGCTCTTATAAATCCCCTTTGGATCGTTCAGGAATTCTTCGCTTTCAGCTATGGAAGCTCTTGTAGGAAGCATTCCACCGGGAGCCATA
The genomic region above belongs to Mesotoga infera and contains:
- a CDS encoding sugar ABC transporter substrate-binding protein; translated protein: MAPGGMLPTRASIAESEEFLNDPKGIYKSYGAEKIKAIIYGMENIEKFGYVEGRVFPEMGKISGAFTIGNGIVMMFDNNATPDQVLTFWREDIRKLIGR